Proteins from one Mesotoga infera genomic window:
- a CDS encoding metallophosphoesterase, with product MGEKKKYYIISDLHIGGDGELEDVTFKSELIGFLNSLSETGDSGEDVELIIAGDFFGFWELSTVEGPVQLDFVLDKYADVFQAFRKAGESVRITYIVGNHDHTVLGYPGSKEKLGEYNIFLDENQHLIREIADEKIWIEHGHQHDKFNEIEVPGSELCRPAGFYITRYLLSLAGLISRMGRKNWLVNVRCVQPLNALPRWMFSSYFYLEMHPLLRLAIVPFLFFFAVSIVLFMLGILDIFGLNSVQYLYEDFLKPFGVVGSVVDTIIGIDVLILIIFVVVSIPLFIVFRDIKSALKRYGLVYEKKEKAEKERAYLEGARKVFESDRSVKFFIFGHTHNPFLLKDGDRYVINTGTWLERLERVKSFIWPFPAIFYPRYDLNYFVISYDGKDTVIEYHRIDKTPSTKLTLLQRFLISLRKKPPAVEIPSITRTSGFDG from the coding sequence ATGGGAGAAAAAAAGAAGTACTACATTATCAGCGATCTACATATTGGCGGAGACGGTGAACTCGAGGATGTAACCTTCAAATCCGAGCTGATAGGTTTTTTGAACTCGCTGAGCGAGACCGGGGACTCCGGTGAGGACGTCGAACTGATCATCGCCGGCGATTTTTTCGGTTTCTGGGAACTATCCACCGTTGAAGGACCCGTTCAACTTGACTTCGTTCTAGACAAGTACGCCGATGTCTTCCAGGCCTTCAGGAAGGCCGGTGAATCCGTAAGGATAACCTACATAGTGGGAAACCACGATCACACTGTGCTCGGCTATCCCGGCTCGAAAGAAAAACTCGGCGAATATAACATCTTTCTGGATGAAAACCAACACCTGATAAGGGAGATCGCCGACGAGAAGATCTGGATAGAGCACGGCCACCAACACGACAAGTTCAACGAAATCGAAGTGCCCGGCTCTGAACTATGCAGACCGGCCGGTTTTTACATAACGAGATACCTTCTGTCGCTCGCCGGCCTTATATCCAGAATGGGCAGAAAGAACTGGCTGGTTAACGTTCGATGTGTGCAGCCTTTGAACGCGTTGCCAAGATGGATGTTTTCTAGTTACTTCTATCTGGAGATGCATCCCTTATTGAGGCTGGCCATCGTTCCCTTTCTCTTCTTTTTCGCGGTCAGTATAGTCCTCTTTATGCTCGGAATCCTCGATATCTTTGGACTCAACAGCGTACAGTATCTCTACGAAGATTTTCTCAAACCCTTTGGCGTGGTGGGCAGTGTTGTGGATACAATCATCGGAATAGACGTTTTGATTCTGATCATTTTTGTGGTGGTCTCGATCCCGCTGTTCATAGTTTTCAGGGACATAAAGTCGGCGCTCAAGCGGTACGGTCTCGTTTACGAGAAAAAGGAGAAGGCCGAAAAAGAGCGGGCCTATCTGGAAGGCGCGAGAAAGGTCTTCGAGAGCGACAGGTCGGTAAAATTCTTTATCTTCGGCCACACACACAATCCCTTTCTCCTGAAAGATGGCGATCGTTACGTTATCAACACGGGCACATGGCTCGAAAGGCTGGAAAGGGTGAAATCTTTTATTTGGCCTTTCCCGGCAATCTTCTACCCCCGGTACGACCTGAATTACTTCGTCATATCATACGACGGTAAAGACACGGTGATCGAATACCACAGGATCGACAAGACGCCTTCCACCAAACTCACGCTCCTGCAGAGGTTTCTGATATCGTTGCGAAAAAAGCCTCCCGCCGTCGAAATCCCTTCAATAACCCGGACGTCCGGATTTGACGGGTGA
- a CDS encoding ABC transporter ATP-binding protein: MSKVVLKGLSKSFGDVNVVNNIDLEIKDHEFLSFLGPSGCGKTTTLRMIAGFDMPTTGEIFIGERLVSSVEKKIFVPPEERNVGMVFQNYAVWPHMDVFKNVAYPLKIKKTGAEEMKERVMKVLSMVKLTGMEKRYPHQLSGGQQQRVALARALVMEPDVMLLDEPLSNLDAKLREEMRFEIKDIQRRIGVTIIYVTHDQAEAMAMSDRILLLHNARVQQLGTPKDLYERPENQFVADFIGLINFLKIDVTEREGRMMASFPSSPETPPFEVNPENTGKSSEGGFVFAIRPENVKLVSPDSSSIRGKVTKKVYLGNILDYRVALGKEEIRVEASSGEEFELGQTVGLRFESYVLFK, from the coding sequence ATGTCAAAAGTTGTTCTCAAGGGACTTTCGAAATCGTTCGGTGATGTGAATGTCGTCAATAATATAGACCTGGAAATCAAAGACCACGAGTTTCTCTCCTTTCTCGGTCCTTCGGGTTGTGGAAAGACAACCACACTGAGAATGATCGCCGGTTTCGATATGCCCACGACCGGGGAGATCTTCATCGGCGAGAGACTCGTGTCGTCGGTGGAGAAAAAGATCTTCGTTCCGCCGGAAGAGAGGAACGTCGGCATGGTCTTCCAGAACTACGCCGTGTGGCCGCACATGGATGTTTTCAAGAACGTCGCCTATCCGTTGAAGATAAAGAAGACCGGCGCCGAAGAAATGAAAGAGCGAGTGATGAAGGTTCTCTCCATGGTTAAGCTGACAGGCATGGAGAAACGCTATCCTCACCAGCTTTCGGGCGGTCAACAGCAGCGCGTGGCTCTGGCCAGGGCGCTGGTCATGGAACCTGACGTTATGTTACTCGACGAACCTCTCAGCAACCTCGACGCGAAACTGCGCGAGGAGATGCGCTTCGAAATAAAGGACATTCAGCGACGCATAGGCGTCACGATAATCTACGTCACACACGACCAGGCAGAAGCCATGGCCATGTCAGATCGGATACTCCTGCTCCACAACGCCAGAGTGCAGCAACTCGGAACCCCTAAGGACCTTTACGAGAGGCCCGAAAACCAATTCGTCGCCGACTTCATCGGCCTTATAAACTTCTTGAAGATAGATGTTACAGAACGAGAAGGTCGAATGATGGCCTCTTTTCCATCCTCACCCGAGACGCCGCCTTTCGAAGTGAATCCCGAAAACACCGGAAAGAGCAGCGAAGGGGGGTTCGTCTTTGCCATAAGGCCCGAGAACGTTAAGCTGGTCTCCCCCGATAGCAGCTCAATAAGAGGAAAAGTGACCAAAAAAGTCTATCTTGGCAATATACTAGATTACCGCGTGGCGCTGGGAAAAGAAGAGATCCGTGTGGAAGCCTCCTCCGGCGAGGAGTTCGAGCTTGGGCAGACCGTGGGGCTTCGGTTTGAAAGTTATGTGCTCTTCAAGTAA
- a CDS encoding ABC transporter permease has translation MLQRKIKADPFILGGTFVVIAILVVFPLTLLFLNSFKFDGAYTLQNYATVFQAKRNYTALFNSLKLGLFTSLFSVLLGAPLAWLVTRTNLPFAKLFRTLFILPYMIPPFIGAIAWSQLLNRRNGYINRLIQSIFGIEGYVFNVNTMPGLIWVMTLYLYPFVFITVAGALERMDPTLEEAARTCGSKTMKIMRDITLPLVAPSIAGGALLVFASSIANFGIPALVGMQGRVFVLTTMIYSYMHSGGFNGIATASALSIMLMVISVGALLINNFYLKKKQYTLISGKSMRPKTLDLGAWKIPCLIVALVVVFITVIMPFFSIGLTSLLDAWGADITWENLTFRNYRYILFEYGLTKDALKNSFLLAISAATICMVLGSLIAYISVKTKIRGRKALETIAQIPYTIPGTVVAIAMILAWSGSYGVNLYNTFWILLFAYVAHYVAFAVRTTSASLEQIHTSLEEAARISGGSWFTSLKDIVVPLIRPGLVAGWFLIFMPTLRELTMSILLWGPRTVTIGVAVFEMQEAGYVQISAAFATLLLLIVIAGNLLVKWLTRGKVGI, from the coding sequence TTGTTGCAGAGAAAGATCAAGGCCGATCCCTTCATTCTGGGCGGGACTTTCGTGGTGATAGCCATTCTCGTGGTTTTTCCCCTGACGCTGCTGTTTTTGAACAGCTTCAAATTCGACGGGGCCTACACGCTTCAAAACTACGCTACCGTCTTTCAGGCGAAGAGAAATTATACGGCTCTCTTCAACAGTCTAAAGTTAGGTCTCTTCACATCGCTTTTTTCGGTTCTGCTTGGAGCGCCTCTGGCCTGGCTGGTGACTAGAACCAACCTCCCTTTCGCGAAGCTCTTCAGAACACTGTTCATATTACCCTATATGATTCCGCCTTTCATAGGAGCGATCGCCTGGTCTCAGCTGCTCAACAGGCGCAACGGTTATATAAACAGACTTATCCAGTCGATCTTCGGCATAGAAGGGTACGTCTTCAACGTCAACACCATGCCGGGCCTCATATGGGTGATGACGCTATACCTTTATCCCTTCGTGTTCATAACCGTGGCCGGGGCTCTCGAGAGGATGGATCCGACGCTCGAGGAGGCTGCAAGAACGTGCGGATCGAAGACGATGAAGATAATGCGCGATATCACGCTTCCACTGGTAGCTCCAAGCATAGCGGGCGGAGCGCTCCTTGTCTTCGCCTCGAGTATAGCCAACTTCGGCATTCCGGCGCTTGTGGGAATGCAGGGGAGGGTCTTCGTTCTTACGACGATGATCTATTCGTACATGCACAGCGGTGGTTTCAACGGAATAGCCACAGCTTCGGCCCTGTCGATAATGTTGATGGTGATCTCGGTCGGAGCCTTGCTCATAAACAATTTCTACCTCAAGAAGAAACAGTACACCCTCATATCCGGAAAGAGCATGAGACCGAAGACTCTCGATCTGGGTGCCTGGAAGATACCCTGCCTTATCGTCGCCTTAGTGGTAGTCTTTATAACCGTCATCATGCCCTTCTTTTCAATAGGTCTCACATCGCTGCTGGATGCCTGGGGTGCCGATATAACTTGGGAGAACCTCACCTTCAGGAATTACAGGTACATTCTCTTCGAGTACGGGCTAACCAAAGACGCCCTGAAGAACAGCTTCCTGCTGGCCATTTCGGCCGCGACGATCTGTATGGTCCTGGGTTCCTTGATCGCTTATATAAGCGTTAAAACGAAAATAAGAGGCCGCAAGGCCCTTGAAACTATTGCGCAGATACCTTACACGATACCGGGCACGGTCGTGGCGATAGCTATGATACTGGCCTGGTCTGGCAGTTACGGGGTGAATCTTTACAACACCTTCTGGATACTCCTCTTCGCCTACGTTGCCCATTACGTGGCCTTTGCCGTGAGAACGACGTCGGCCTCTCTGGAGCAGATACACACCTCCCTTGAAGAGGCGGCCAGGATCTCGGGCGGCAGCTGGTTCACTTCGCTGAAAGATATAGTCGTGCCTCTGATAAGACCTGGCCTGGTGGCCGGCTGGTTTTTGATTTTCATGCCGACCCTGAGGGAACTTACGATGTCCATACTCCTCTGGGGACCCAGGACGGTAACTATTGGAGTCGCCGTGTTCGAAATGCAGGAGGCCGGATATGTGCAGATATCGGCCGCCTTTGCCACACTTCTTTTGTTGATCGTTATAGCAGGAAACCTTCTGGTGAAGTGGCTAACCAGAGGAAAAGTCGGAATATGA
- a CDS encoding ABC transporter substrate-binding protein, protein MRKYVIVILLLICSAVLFGTEKIMLYTSVPTEIMTAIADAFMAANPGIELEVFRSGTGTIQTKLAAEVQSGNIQADVLWVAEFSYYETLKKQGLLAQIYPEEASALPENFKDPEGYYYAGRLINMVIAYNTKALTPETAPKSWKELTDEKWYDNYVVPNPEYSGAAVAAVGALAKKYGWKYFEDLRKNEAVVVRGNSDVAQKVAAGEFPIGMTLDYIARDLNVKGSPIDIIYPTDGTIAIPSPIAILKSSQKMEAAMKFVNYILSIDGQKAQVELGSLVPVRSDVNPPANTPPAGEILGQAMEIDWKYIEEGLAEINANFSDIMLF, encoded by the coding sequence ATGAGAAAGTACGTAATTGTAATTCTGCTACTGATCTGTAGCGCGGTGCTTTTTGGAACCGAGAAGATAATGCTTTACACCTCGGTTCCAACGGAAATTATGACGGCTATCGCCGATGCTTTCATGGCTGCAAACCCCGGTATCGAGCTGGAAGTTTTCAGATCCGGTACCGGAACCATCCAGACCAAGCTCGCCGCCGAAGTGCAGTCCGGCAATATACAGGCCGATGTTCTCTGGGTCGCAGAGTTCTCTTACTATGAAACTCTGAAGAAACAGGGTCTTCTGGCGCAGATATACCCCGAGGAGGCCTCGGCACTGCCGGAGAACTTCAAGGATCCGGAAGGCTATTACTACGCTGGAAGGCTTATCAACATGGTTATAGCCTACAACACCAAGGCGCTCACGCCGGAAACGGCTCCCAAATCCTGGAAGGAACTGACGGATGAAAAGTGGTACGACAACTACGTAGTGCCAAACCCCGAGTACTCGGGCGCTGCCGTCGCCGCGGTCGGCGCGCTGGCCAAGAAATATGGCTGGAAATACTTCGAGGATCTAAGAAAGAATGAGGCAGTAGTTGTCAGAGGGAACAGCGATGTCGCGCAGAAGGTAGCGGCCGGAGAGTTCCCGATAGGCATGACTCTCGACTACATTGCGCGCGACCTCAATGTCAAAGGTAGCCCGATCGATATCATCTACCCCACCGACGGCACGATAGCCATCCCGAGCCCCATTGCGATTTTGAAGTCATCGCAGAAGATGGAGGCCGCTATGAAGTTCGTCAACTACATCCTCTCGATCGATGGCCAGAAGGCACAGGTCGAGCTTGGTTCACTGGTTCCGGTCCGGAGCGACGTTAATCCCCCGGCCAATACGCCGCCCGCCGGCGAGATACTGGGACAGGCGATGGAAATTGACTGGAAATATATCGAAGAAGGGCTCGCCGAGATCAATGCGAACTTCTCCGATATCATGCTGTTCTGA
- a CDS encoding MurR/RpiR family transcriptional regulator: MERDMTILDRVREVYPTLTKSQKLIADSILENWENIAFVSPKELGARLGVSETTVIRFARSIGYESFTDLRQHSQDLIKERLTPAEKMSATVRKIKSGETSLERLLTAEVENLKEGISRVSSDEFYRAVDLIEGAKRVFVTGQGVSESLCKFLEFRFRRMQIDTRVVTGGGKSFYETLLLMNDRDVLFGIGFFRCSQDILRAFDYARARAIPTIALTHSTVSELALRSDVTLVANRGPVPLLNSLVVPMAILNVLILYLAERDEEKLKALKKLDEIPKIFGLNGKE; the protein is encoded by the coding sequence TTGGAAAGAGACATGACTATTCTCGATAGGGTAAGGGAGGTCTATCCAACCCTCACTAAGTCCCAAAAGCTCATCGCCGACAGTATCCTCGAAAACTGGGAAAACATCGCCTTCGTCTCTCCCAAAGAGCTGGGGGCGAGGCTGGGAGTCAGTGAAACGACTGTAATAAGGTTCGCCAGATCGATCGGATACGAAAGCTTCACAGATCTCAGACAGCACAGCCAGGATCTGATAAAGGAGAGGTTGACTCCGGCCGAGAAGATGTCGGCGACGGTGAGAAAGATAAAGTCCGGCGAAACTTCTCTGGAGCGACTGTTGACGGCCGAGGTCGAGAACCTTAAGGAGGGCATTTCCAGGGTTTCGTCGGATGAATTTTATCGTGCCGTCGATCTTATCGAAGGCGCAAAAAGGGTCTTCGTGACCGGTCAGGGCGTATCGGAATCGCTGTGCAAGTTCCTCGAATTCAGGTTCAGACGGATGCAAATCGATACCCGGGTCGTCACCGGCGGCGGGAAAAGCTTCTACGAGACGCTTCTTCTCATGAACGACAGGGACGTGCTTTTCGGTATAGGCTTCTTTCGCTGCTCACAGGACATACTCAGGGCCTTCGATTACGCAAGGGCCAGGGCAATCCCGACTATCGCACTCACTCACAGCACCGTTTCGGAACTGGCTTTGAGATCGGATGTAACACTGGTCGCCAATAGAGGGCCGGTTCCCTTATTGAACTCGCTCGTCGTTCCGATGGCCATACTCAACGTACTTATTCTCTATCTTGCCGAGAGGGACGAAGAGAAACTTAAAGCGCTTAAAAAACTGGATGAGATCCCTAAAATTTTCGGGCTTAACGGGAAGGAATAG
- a CDS encoding alkaline phosphatase family protein, with protein sequence MNLREAILRQYDKGLNDYWIPPLVACDGDKRPGRIQDGDTVIFCCRRGEREVQLMESFVEKRFAAFPVRDFSRLRFVPLVEYHEKFSKIEPIVSPVRPERTLGEILSGEGKKQLAVTESEKESHVTFFFNGRHSRLYPGQVAEIIPSWKDFKNHPEMKSAEIGKAVVKAMDRYDFIIINFPAGDVIGHLQEMELKVKAAEEIDKALSAIYSQAKSLGRTLIVTADHGLMERGFTDEDTPSVSHTTAPVPFVVVNPMLGKDDIINGGSLVDVAPTILSLMNIRKPEEMTGRSLLKRIPVSSGVVLVILDGWGEGNDDPSINPLKAASTPNLDFLKRKFPFTRLMASEEYVGLPHGRSGNSETGHLTIGAGRLIEQDELRLMRVIERRFEDNPVLERVLNDIKDGASLHLIGMLSEASSHGNINEILSISKVAKSRNVERIFSHLILDGRSAPPKSAVALLEKYREELGKTEVVTAVGRGYALDRSKDYTGKTKPVYDALVEGKGECYYGL encoded by the coding sequence CGGGAAGAATTCAGGACGGCGATACGGTTATCTTCTGCTGCCGAAGGGGGGAGAGAGAAGTCCAGCTGATGGAAAGTTTCGTGGAAAAGCGTTTCGCGGCCTTTCCGGTACGCGACTTTTCGAGGCTCCGTTTCGTGCCGCTGGTAGAGTACCATGAAAAGTTCTCGAAGATAGAGCCAATAGTTTCGCCGGTCAGGCCGGAAAGGACACTGGGCGAAATTCTCAGCGGTGAGGGTAAGAAGCAGCTCGCGGTGACGGAGTCTGAAAAGGAGTCTCACGTTACCTTCTTCTTCAACGGCCGGCACAGTCGTCTCTACCCCGGTCAGGTGGCCGAAATCATACCGAGCTGGAAGGACTTCAAGAATCACCCGGAGATGAAGAGTGCCGAGATCGGCAAGGCAGTGGTGAAGGCGATGGACAGGTACGATTTCATCATAATCAACTTCCCGGCCGGCGACGTGATAGGCCATCTCCAGGAAATGGAATTGAAGGTGAAGGCCGCAGAAGAGATCGATAAAGCGCTGAGCGCGATCTACAGTCAGGCCAAATCTCTCGGACGCACACTGATAGTCACAGCCGATCACGGCCTAATGGAAAGAGGCTTTACCGATGAAGACACACCTTCTGTCTCACACACGACGGCGCCGGTCCCCTTCGTAGTGGTCAATCCCATGCTCGGAAAAGATGACATAATCAACGGTGGGTCTCTGGTCGATGTGGCACCGACGATACTCTCGCTGATGAACATCCGCAAGCCCGAGGAGATGACAGGCCGCTCTCTTCTCAAGAGAATTCCCGTATCAAGCGGCGTGGTTCTGGTCATACTGGACGGCTGGGGGGAGGGCAACGACGATCCCTCTATCAATCCTCTCAAGGCCGCCTCCACTCCGAACCTCGATTTCCTGAAGAGGAAGTTCCCATTCACAAGGCTTATGGCCAGCGAGGAATACGTTGGACTTCCCCACGGAAGGAGCGGCAACTCCGAGACAGGCCATCTTACCATCGGGGCAGGAAGGTTGATCGAACAGGACGAACTCAGGTTGATGAGAGTCATAGAACGCCGCTTCGAAGACAACCCGGTTCTCGAAAGGGTGTTGAACGATATAAAAGACGGAGCCTCCCTTCATCTTATAGGTATGCTTTCGGAGGCCAGCTCTCACGGGAATATAAACGAGATTCTGTCGATCTCGAAGGTGGCAAAATCAAGGAATGTAGAGAGAATCTTTTCACACCTGATACTCGACGGCCGTAGCGCGCCGCCGAAAAGCGCCGTCGCTTTACTCGAGAAATACCGCGAAGAACTCGGAAAGACCGAAGTAGTAACAGCCGTTGGAAGGGGTTACGCACTGGACAGAAGCAAAGATTACACAGGGAAAACAAAGCCGGTGTATGATGCACTCGTGGAAGGTAAAGGCGAATGCTATTACGGGCTATAA